Proteins encoded in a region of the Nitrospirota bacterium genome:
- a CDS encoding helix-turn-helix domain-containing protein, translated as MLRPVDIKIRLLKKGISQAKIARSQDVVRSYVTHVIAGRNKNQRLRQAIADAIGMVVSDIWPNEKNNKRAA; from the coding sequence ATGTTGAGGCCGGTAGACATAAAAATAAGACTCCTCAAAAAAGGAATCTCGCAAGCCAAGATCGCCAGGAGTCAGGATGTTGTTCGGTCATACGTCACACACGTGATCGCCGGCAGAAATAAAAACCAGCGACTACGCCAGGCCATAGCCGATGCGATCGGAATGGTCGTATCCGATATCTGGCCGAACGAAAAGAACAATAAAAGGGCTGCCTAA
- a CDS encoding helix-turn-helix domain-containing protein, whose amino-acid sequence MKKDIFQIVESIKKEGEYSSDGEVAAAFDMTKTALSNHKARRTIPYEALSTFCDRSGFSLDWLLTGTGAVRRGGYDQGPVHSIVSENRADFGDYEFVSQVRGEISAGGGLIPDNAVELKIAFRKEWIKRRGDPNNMSLIRVSGDSMEPTLLSGDLALVDHGRNYVDPQGGIYAIALDQTIMIKRIQVMHPSMRLKVISDNNRYESIETNPDQLRINGKVIWFGREIER is encoded by the coding sequence ATGAAAAAAGATATTTTTCAAATAGTGGAAAGTATTAAAAAAGAAGGTGAATATTCATCCGATGGTGAGGTTGCGGCCGCTTTCGATATGACGAAGACGGCCCTTTCCAACCATAAGGCTCGCAGAACCATTCCCTATGAGGCTTTGTCCACATTCTGCGACAGGAGCGGCTTTTCTCTTGATTGGTTGCTGACGGGGACCGGCGCTGTGCGACGCGGAGGGTATGACCAGGGGCCGGTTCATTCCATTGTCTCGGAGAACAGGGCCGATTTTGGCGACTATGAGTTTGTCTCACAGGTACGCGGTGAGATCAGCGCCGGCGGCGGACTAATACCCGACAACGCGGTGGAGTTGAAAATTGCCTTCAGAAAAGAATGGATAAAGCGTCGCGGTGATCCGAATAATATGTCTTTGATCCGTGTGAGCGGCGACAGTATGGAGCCGACCCTGTTGTCCGGGGATCTTGCCCTGGTGGATCATGGGCGCAACTACGTGGATCCGCAAGGCGGCATCTATGCGATCGCGCTCGACCAAACAATCATGATCAAGCGAATACAGGTGATGCATCCTTCGATGCGCCTGAAGGTTATCAGCGACAACAATCGTTACGAATCAATTGAGACAAATCCGGACCAGTTGCGGATCAATGGGAAAGTTATCTGGTTTGGAAGGGAGATTGAACGATGA